One stretch of Macrobrachium nipponense isolate FS-2020 chromosome 16, ASM1510439v2, whole genome shotgun sequence DNA includes these proteins:
- the LOC135195570 gene encoding LOW QUALITY PROTEIN: uncharacterized protein LOC135195570 (The sequence of the model RefSeq protein was modified relative to this genomic sequence to represent the inferred CDS: deleted 2 bases in 1 codon) — protein MSDSDSYSATGGGEMAVDEEDVDEIRLGPLVDELAGVAGRDYTREEMVQALINSKFDVRSAVQWLSGRETSIPREGPGKRKQTFEGDNILVRYQLPSSYCHSSAIIVENKTLDRLPLHRIIRDWLSDILRKRSRQKREEEKARYFRNRNESQCSEDSVVTTSGDSQDILGDSSQDLSEDSQDMVVDNSNQDSDKDVDKSLEACKVHPQPVNELPANTVELADGGLKENSLNSLNFNMQSLPVAVSNFSLAIPPSVNASISCEGSGAFQVPCLKVPFGISNKTGPQPQPFGVIGKSETGTVTSCDNSGLSVSESPKSSGIQFQSGTESKGPSLSELASSSLTGSKPQFDGMKGPSLSELANSNLTGSKPQFDLGVKGPSLSELANSNLTGSNSQMDLGVKGPSLSRLADSNSESNSPGLTVFGKGVGSSGIQFSVPKLNTVNSPNSFNFSAVGSPKSLSSVVGSNICGNDPNFNGKSTGSSLSALAASSLGNSKPLSSSVPEPGKALSLSKSSPVDIKCSENPSIASGSPSLSALASTYLGSDSLSITSVPPLELGKRGKLNQGIENAEARVGESNSVLDMTGGFSSQDRHGIAVTGTPPMLPFDLNLNNFYADSPVSNLLGMSDLNRPFGDQMFLSSLEKLALSTGNIDSKVGFHVPPFPQPKPGLKPPPGFEHFVPHGGLPEKECLETLLKQEEEVDINGDIDLLAALLKPEVEKEPDMETVEESNDLVIDLQVCPFQYDATLWKRKPSSFGRVMVNTPHTPKIKRLTEKIIQVPFKIFRFDTPSPDEMIQEALQNRRDPGWYKLVTKERLSRR, from the exons atgagtGACTCTGATAGCTATTCTGCCACGGGTGGAGGAGAGATGGCAGTAGACGAGGAGGACGTTGATGAG ATACGATTAGGCCCTCTGGTGGATGAACTTGCTGGTGTTGCAGGCAGAGATTATACGAGAGAGGAAATGGTGCAAGCACTAATCAACAGTAAGTTTGATGTGAGATCTGCTGTGCAGTGGCTTAGTGGGCGAGAAACATCGATACCAAGAGAAGGtcctggaaaaagaaaacaaacctttgaag GTGACAACATATTAGTTCGTTATCAGTTGCCAAGCTCGTATTGCCACAGTTCTGCAATTATTGTAGAAAATAAGACCTTGGACAGGCTCCCTTTGCATAGGATAATTCGAGATTGGTTGAGCGACATTCTCAGGAAACGTTCGCGACAGAAACGAGAGGAGGAAAAGGCCCGATATTTTCGAAACAGGAATGAAAGTCAGTGCAGCGAAGATTCTGTCGTTACCACGAGTGGTGACAGTCAGGATATATTGGGAGATAGTAGTCAAGATCTCAGTGAAGATAGTCAGGATATGGTTGTTGATAATTCAAATCAAGATTCGGATAAAGATGTGGACAAATCCCTGGAGGCTTGCAAAGTTCATCCCCAGCCTGTAAATGAACTTCCAGCAAACACAGTTGAACTCGCTGATGGTGGCCTCAAAGAAAATTCACTTAacagcttgaatttcaatatgCAGTCGTTGCCTGTTGCTGTGTCTAATTTTAGTTTGGCAATTCCACCATCAGTCAATGCCTCTATCTCTTGTGAAGGATCAGGGGCTTTTCAGGTACCTTGTTTAAAAGTGCCATTTGGCATTAGCAACAAAACAGGTCCACAGCCACAACCATTTGGAGTGATTGGCAAAAGTGAGACAGGAACTGTAACCTCTTGTGATAACAGTGGTCTTAGTGTGTCCGAGTCTCCTAAATCGAGTGGAATTCAGTTTCAATCAGGAACTGAGAGTAAAGGGCCTTCCTTGTCTGAGCTGGCAAGTTCAAGTCTGACTGGAAGCAAGCCCCAGTTTGAT GGAATGAAAGGGCCCAGTTTGTCTGAGTTAGCAAATTCAAATCTGACTGGAAGCAAGCCCCAGTTTGATTTGGGAGTGAAAGGGCCCAGTTTGTCTGAGTTAGCAAATTCAAATCTGACTGGAAGCAATTCCCAGATGGATTTGGGAGTGAAAGGACCCAGTTTGTCTCGGCTGGCAGACTCAAACAGTGAAAGCAATAGCCCAGGCTTGACAGTATTCGGAAAAGGTGTCGGAAGTTCTGGAATCCAGTTTTCAGTTCCAAAACTTAATACAGTAAATAGTCCAAATTCATTCAACTTTAGTGCTGTGGGTAGTCCAAAAAGTTTATCATCAGTGGTAGGTTCAAACATATGTGGAAATGATCCCAATTTTAATGGAAAGAGCACTGGCTCATCTTTGTCTGCTCTTGCAGCTTCGTCTTTAGGAAATTCTAAACCCCTTTCGTCTTCTGTTCCTGAACCTGGTAAAGCATTATCCTTAAGCAAGAGCAGTCCAGTAGATATCAAGTGTTCAGAGAATCCCAGCATTGCGAGTGGTAGTCCAAGTTTGTCGGCATTGGCGAGTACTTATTTAGGAAGCGACAGCTTGTCAATAACTTCCGTACCACCTTTGGAATTGGGCAAAAGAGGGAAGCTTAATCAGGGGATTGAGAATGCTGAAGCTCGAGTTGGTGAGTCAAATTCTGTGTTGGATATGACTGGAGGTTTTAGCAGTCAGGACAGACATGGTATTGCCGTCACTGGAACACCTCCAATGTTGCCATTTGATTTAAATTTGAATAACTTTTATGCGGATTCTCCAGTGTCTAATTTATTGGGGATGAGTGATTTGAATCGTCCATTTGGTGATCAGATgtttctttcttcattagaaaaaCTAGCACTGTCTACAGGAAATATAGATTCTAAAGTGGGTTTTCATGTACCACCATTTCCACAGCCGAAACCAGGTTTGAAACCACCACCTGGGTTTGAGCATTTTGTTCCTCATGGTGGTTTACCTGAAAAGGAATGTTTAGAAACTTTACTAAAACAGGAAGAAGAAGTTGATATCAACGGAGATATTGATTTGCTCGCGGCACTATTGAAGCCTGAGGTTGAGAAAGAACCCGATATGGAAACTGTCGAAGAGTCGAATGATCTGGTTATTGACCTCCAGGTATGCCCCTTCCAATACGATGCGACACTCTGGAAACGAAAGCCTTCATCGTTTGGCAGAGTTATGGTGAATACCCCACATACACCAAAAATCAAGCGCTTAACAGAGAAAATTATTCAAGTACCTTTCAAAATATTCAGGTTTGATACTCCTTCTCCAGATGAAATGATTCAGGAAGCTCTTCAGAATCGAAGAGATCCAGGCTGGTATAAATTGGTCACAAAAGAGAGACTCAGTAGAAGGTGA